The following are encoded together in the Kwoniella newhampshirensis strain CBS 13917 chromosome 7, whole genome shotgun sequence genome:
- a CDS encoding chitin synthase 1, translating into MTKYDDIPLPFNSTAPLPTRRPTLSGGGGGGPSFSSGQQPHRGQTLKRGKTLTRPERHVAPTPLVAAPPTQIGFSPSSPTGGGGGSSSGLLPGGGMDWWTLWSYATTFWAPPVVLGWFGIKEKQSRQAWREKVTLCWIALLLGGVVGFVTLGLQRALCPDKDTNTSLYERLGQDDLTLSISGWVFNVSSSLTQQDVDFYALSRQMPGQDITNLFTRTVADYPACTASARYASAPICKSSATSTVRGNGTSQDCPLGRLDDATLSSLQIRNTSLLEGYSWNQVAALKNYLVIDGMVLNMSPYIEANPTAISGDIVDSVIRTVLFNQTSSGKDATRLFYNRKVAQDAIKCLQTRYLAGRIDKIAPGCFVASLFLYVSLFVILAVVLVRFAMACIFNWFISAKLVEPPKDLGRTAISPAVMPEGANVSVHNKTGTAPWARGGSPTRKLKNGKKINGLPNSSSTTLVNGVSNPDPLISLSRIGTELFTVCLVTCYSEGEDSIRGTLESISATNYSDSRKLIWVVCDGMITGHGERMSTPDICVAMLDADPRFGNPMPMGFIAVGSGAKRENRAMVYAGHYLSKNGHRTPTIIVVKCGMPSEATDKKPGNRGKRDSQLILMNFFSRVTYNDRMSPLDYDIFRKVQTLTGVTPDFFEVVLMVDADTKIYPDSLKHLVNCMHHDNMIMGVCGETRIANKRQSWVTAIQVFEYFISHHNVKAFESVFGGVTCLPGCFSMYRIKARKDTDNDWVPILVKPEIVAEYSQSEVETLHQKNLLLLGEDRFLSTIMLRTFPRRKNIFLPQAKCRTVAPDTFSVLLSQRRRWINSTVHNLMELVRVRNLCGTFCFSMQFVVFMDLVGTVVLPVAICLTGALIVNSIITPPKSFEEAIPLMLLAVVLGLPAILILITTRKVIYVAWMACYLIALPIWNFVLPVYSFWHFDDFSWGETRRVEGEIRSKGHDDKTAVFDGTTIPLRRWEDWEKSRLRKLRREEKRRKDMERQFGRGFHNDSDGLGPGPRGAWTRSEYDSDAGSVFGSEEDVWGAEIGGYNEHNPAFPPPPIALPPQSSFEHGFGGQTLGMDEMAAILDSGFDDQPPPPTFRPHANNAPSPLHRHQHEFTSPQTRYDTNGYSSIDGGGAGDIHQMQIQRTPELPTTGDSVSSSIESRPHGSGHAKKRSAGGGGMQNKYGPMGPLADEDTVYGRINANAGGGVGGGGGAAGGFKGRKI; encoded by the exons ATGACGAAATACGATGATATACCTCTTCCATTCAATTCCACCGCCCCTCTCCCCACTCGACGACCCACACTGTCcggcggaggaggtggtggtccCTCATTCTCATCTGGTCAACAACCGCATCGTGGCCAAACCCTGAAACGAGGCAAGACGCTCACACGACCCGAACGACATGTCGCCCCAACACCCCTGGTAGCTGCCCCTCCTACCCAGATCGGATTCTCGCCCTCCTCACCTAcgggaggtggtggtggatcgTCATCAGGATTATTACCCGGAGGAGGGATGGATTGGTGGACATTATGGTCTTACGCGACGACATTTTGGGCACCGCCGGTGGTTCTTGGTTGGTTtgggatcaaggagaaaCAGAGTCGACAGGCTTGGAGGGAAAAAGTCACATTGTGTTGGATAGCGTTGTTGTTGGGTGGGGTGGTCGGGTTTGTGACGCTGGGATTGCAGAGGGCGCTGTGTCCGGATAAAGATACGAATACGAGCTTGTACGAGAGGTTGGGACAGGATGATC TAACACTCAGCATCTCTGGCTGGGTCTTCAATGTCTCATCGTCCCTCACCCAACAAGACGTCGACTTCTACGCTCTTTCTCGGCAAATGCCCGGACAGGACATCAccaacctcttcacccGAACTGTTGCCGACTATCCAGCCTGTACAGCCTCCGCCCGCTATGCAAGCGCCCCAATCTGCAAATCTTCCGCTACATCGACGGTCAGAGGAAACGGCACATCGCAAGATTGTCCTCTCGGTAGACTCGACGATGCCACGCTGTCTTCTCTGCAAATACGGAATACCTCATTGTTAGAAGGATACAGCTGGAACCAGGTGGCAGCGCTGAAGAACTACCTCGTGATAGACGGTATGGTTCTCAATATGTCGCCGTATATCGAAGCGAACCCCACAGCTATCTCAGGCGACATCGTAGACTCTGTCATTCGAACGGTCCTCTTCAACCAGACTTCATCCGGTAAGGATGCGACTCGACTGTTTTACAATCGAAAGGTCGCTCAGGACGCCATCAAATGCCTCCAAACGCGATATCTTGCCGGAAGGATCGACAAGATTGCTCCAGGATGTTTCGTGGCGAGCCTTTTCCTCTACGTTTCGCTGTTTGTCATCCTGGCAGTAGTACTGGTCCGCTTTGCCATGGCGTGTATCTTTAATTGGTTCATCTCGGCAAAATTGGTAGAACCACCCAAAGATCTAGGTCGAACGGCTATCAGTCCTGCGGTGATGCCTGAAGGAGCGAATGTATCCGTCCATAACAAGACTGGCACTGCACCCTGGGCTAGGGGGGGATCGCCAACGAGAAAGCTGAAGAATGGAAAGAAGATCAACGGACTTCCcaactcttcttcgaccacGCTCGTGAACGGTGTATCCAACCCGgatcctctcatctctctaTCTCGGATCGGTACGGAACTCTTCACCGTGTGTCTCGTCACTTGTTAttcggaaggagaagattcGATCAGAGGGACACTAGAATCGATATCAGCTACCAATTACTCCGATTCGAGAAAGCTGATCTGGGTGGTATGCGATGGCATGATCACGGGACATGGAGAAAGGATGTCAACGCCGGATATCTGTGTTGCGATGCTGGATGCGGATCCGAGATTCGGAAATCCCATGCCTATGGGTTTCATTGCGGTAGGAAGTGGAGCGAAAAGAGAGAACAGAGCTATGGTGTATGCTGGACATTATC TATCCAAGAATGGCCATCGGACGCcgaccatcatcgtcgtcaagTGTGGCATGCCATCCGAAGCGACAGACAAGAAACCCGGTAATcggggaaagagagatagTCAACTTATCTTGAtgaacttcttctcgagggTTACGTACAATGATCGCATGAGTCCGCTGGACTATGATATCTTCCGAAAGGTTCAGACTTTGACAGGAGTGACGCCGGATTTCTTCGAGGTCGtcttgatg GTTGACGCAGACACCAAAATCTACCCTGACTCCCTCAAGCACCTCGTCAACTGCATGCACCACGACAATATGATCATGGGTGTCTGTGGAGAAACTCGAATAGCAAACAAACGTCAATCATGGGTAACCGCCATTCAAGTTTTCGAGTACTTCATCTCGCATCACAACGTCAAGGCGTTCGAGTCGGTGTTCGGTGGTGTCACCTGTCTTCCTGGTTGCTTCAGCATGTATCGAATCAAAGCCCGCAAGGACACGGATAATGACTGGGTTCCTATCCTTGTCAAGCCGGAAATCGTCGCCGAGTATTCTCAGTCGGAGGTCGAGACTCTCCATCAGAAAAACCTGCTGCTtctgggagaagatcgatttCTATCCACAATCATGCTTCGGACTTTCCCCAGACGGAAGAACATCTTCCTACCGCAGGCCAAATGTCGAACAGTGGCACCGGATACTTTCTCTGTCCTCCTTTCGCAGCGTCGGCGATGGATCAACTCCACAGTCCACAATCTGATGGAACTTGTGCGAGTACGAAATCTTTGTGGAACGTTCTGCTTTTCGATGCAATTCGTCGTCTTCATGGATCTCGTCGGAACTGTCGTACTACCCGTAGCAATCTGTTTGACCGGTGCGCTCATCGTCAATTCGATCATCACGCCGCCAAAGTCGTTCGAGGAAGCCATCCCCTTGATGTTGCTGGCTGTTGTTTTGGGACTACCGGCGATCTTGATTCTGATCACGACAAGAAAGGTGATCTACGTCGCTTGGATGGCTTGTTATCTTATAGCCTTGCCTATCTGGAACTTCGTCCTGCCCGTCTACTCCTTTTGGCATTTCGATGATTTCTCATGGGGAGAAACAAG ACGAGTAGAAGGCGAGATTAGATCCAAAGGACATGACGACAAAACCGCGGTGTTCGACGGTACGACGATCCCACTTCGACGATGGGAGGATTGGGAGAAATCGAGATTACGGAAATtgcgaagagaagagaagagacggaaGGATATGGAGAGACAGTTTGGTCGAGGCTTCCATAATGATTCAGATGGCCTGGGACCTGGACCCAGAGGTGCTTGGACGAGAAGTGAATATGATAGTGATGCGGGGAGTGTCTTCGGcagtgaagaggatgttTGGGGTGCAGAGATCGGAGGG TATAATGAGCACAACCCTGCATTCCCGCCGCCTCCGATCGCACTACCGCCTCAGTCATCGTTCGAACATGGGTTCGGTGGTCAGACTTTAGGAATGGATGAGATGGCAGCCATCCTCGATTCGGGATTCGACGAtcaaccacctccacctaCCTTCCGACCACATGCAAACAACGCCCCTTCCCCACTGCATCGACATCAACATGAATTCACATCACCTCAAACGCGGTACGATACCAACGGATACTCATCCattgatggaggaggagcaggggATATCCATCAGATGCAAATACAACGAACGCCAGAGCTGCCGACCACCGGAGATAGTGTGAGCAGTTCAATAGAAAGTAGACCACATGGGAGCGGTCatgcgaagaagagaagtgcgggaggaggtggaatgCAGAACAAGTATGGACCGATGGGACCTCTGGCAGATGAAGATACGGTATATGGGAGGATCAACGCGAACGCGGGTGGAGGTGTaggcggaggaggtggtgctGCAGGAGGGTTCAAAGGAAGGAAAATATGA